The following are from one region of the Hyla sarda isolate aHylSar1 chromosome 6, aHylSar1.hap1, whole genome shotgun sequence genome:
- the TIPRL gene encoding TIP41-like protein, translated as MMIHGFKSSNQEYSFGPWKVAAIKTHIMKSADVEKLAEQMNMPCLPEMMFGDNVLRIQHSSGFGIEFTAEDALRRVNKNQGVVKVACAEEWQESRSESEHSKEIVKPYDWTYTTDYKGTLLGNDLTFNVVPTTERINTEKLKAREQIMFFEEVLLFEDELHDHGVSSLSVKIRVMPSGFFLLLRFFLRVDGVLIRMHDTRLYHESDKTYMLREYTSRESKISNLSHLPPPLFTEPNEISQYLPVTETIYEKLEFPTLPQVEIGDSSGQVNQPVP; from the coding sequence ATGATGATTCACGGTTTCAAAAGTAGTAATCAAGAATATAGCTTTGGACCATGGAAAGTGGCAGCTATCAAAACGCACATCATGAAGTCGGCCGATGTGGAGAAACTGGCAGAGCAGATGAACATGCCCTGTCTTCCAGAGATGATGTTTGGGGACAATGTCTTAAGAATTCAACATTCCTCTGGATTTGGTATTGAGTTCACAGCAGAGGATGCACTTAGAAGAGTGAATAAGAACCAGGGAGTTGTCAAAGTAGCTTGTGCTGAAGAATGGCAAGAAAGTAGATCAGAAAGTGAGCACAGCAAGGAAATTGTGAAGCCTTATGACTGGACATACACAACTGACTACAAGGGAACCTTGCTGGGTAATGACCTGACATTTAATGTTGTTCCCACAACAGAACGTATTAATACAGAGAAACTGAAGGCAAGAGAACAGATCATGTTTTTTGAGGAGGTGCTACTGTTTGAAGATGAACTTCATGACCACGGAGTGTCTAGCTTGAGTGTGAAGATCAGAGTTATGCCCTCCGGCTTTTTTCTTCTCCTAAGGTTCTTCCTCAGGGTGGATGGAGTTCTTATTCGAATGCATGACACTCGTCTTTACCATGAATCCGACAAGACATACATGTTGAGAGAATACACATCCAGGGAAAGTAAAATAAGTAACTTAAGTCATTTGCCCCCTCCCCTCTTCACTGAGCCTAATGAAATCTCTCAGTACTTGCCCGTTACAGAAACCATTTATGAGAAGTTAGAATTCCCCACATTACCACAGGTAGAGATCGGTGACTCTTCTGGGCAGGTAAACCAGCCTGTGCCATAG
- the CNEP1R1 gene encoding nuclear envelope phosphatase-regulatory subunit 1 isoform X1, with translation MNSLEQAEGSNVHVLGLDLKAFERRLTEYVSCLQPATGRWRMILIVVSVCTATGAWNWLIDPETQKVSFFTSLWNHPFFTISCITLIGLFFAGIHKRVVAPSIIAARCRTVLAEYNMSCDDTGKLILKPRPHVQ, from the exons ATGAACTCTCTGGAGCAGGCAGAAG GCAGTAACGTACATGTTCTCGGTCTAGATCTAAAGGCTTTCGAGCGAAGGCTTACAGAATATGTTTCTTGTTTACAACCTGCAACTGGACGCTGGAGAA TGATTCTCATTGTAGTATCTGTTTGTACTGCAACGGGAGCATGGAACTGGCTCATAGATCCAGAGACACAAAAG GTTTCTTTCTTCACATCATTATGGAATCATCCGTTCTTTACAATAAGCTGCATTACACTAATAGGACTTTTCTTTGCTGGTATTCATAAGAGAGTAGTGGCCCCGTCAAT AATAGCAGCCAGATGTCGAACAGTACTAGCAGAATACAACATGTCCTGTGATGAT ACGGGCAAATTAATTCTAAAACCAAGACCGCATGTTCAGTGA
- the CNEP1R1 gene encoding nuclear envelope phosphatase-regulatory subunit 1 isoform X2, with amino-acid sequence MNSLEQAEDLKAFERRLTEYVSCLQPATGRWRMILIVVSVCTATGAWNWLIDPETQKVSFFTSLWNHPFFTISCITLIGLFFAGIHKRVVAPSIIAARCRTVLAEYNMSCDDTGKLILKPRPHVQ; translated from the exons ATGAACTCTCTGGAGCAGGCAGAAG ATCTAAAGGCTTTCGAGCGAAGGCTTACAGAATATGTTTCTTGTTTACAACCTGCAACTGGACGCTGGAGAA TGATTCTCATTGTAGTATCTGTTTGTACTGCAACGGGAGCATGGAACTGGCTCATAGATCCAGAGACACAAAAG GTTTCTTTCTTCACATCATTATGGAATCATCCGTTCTTTACAATAAGCTGCATTACACTAATAGGACTTTTCTTTGCTGGTATTCATAAGAGAGTAGTGGCCCCGTCAAT AATAGCAGCCAGATGTCGAACAGTACTAGCAGAATACAACATGTCCTGTGATGAT ACGGGCAAATTAATTCTAAAACCAAGACCGCATGTTCAGTGA